A window of Cherax quadricarinatus isolate ZL_2023a chromosome 62, ASM3850222v1, whole genome shotgun sequence genomic DNA:
ATCCTAGCTTCTGTCCCCAACACTGGCTTCTCCTGCGATGCTCAGGAGTTTCCGGGTTACTTCGCTGACATCGCTGAGGAGGCTGGCTGTCAGGTCTTCCACATCTGTCAGTTCGACGGCCGCCATGACTCCTTCCTGTGTCCCAACGGCACTGTCTTCAACCAGCAGTACTTCGTGTGTGACTGGTGGTTCAACGTAGACTGCGCCACCTCTGAACAGTTCTTCCATCTGAACGCTCAAATTGGCAAGAATCCAGAGGACAGCACAGCCGAGGCCTCTGTCCAGTCCCTGTCTACGGCCTATGGCACCCCAGCCGCCGCGTCTGATACCTTACTCTCATCGGCTTATGGCCCCCAGGAAGCCCAGGCGTCAgctcaagcccctagcacacttTACAACACTCCTGCTAGGCTCTGAAATGTTCCACTCTGTTGCTGTTGTGACCAACAGCCTCTGCTACCATAACCTCTCCAGACCTCTTAGAATCAAATCAATTGAAAAAATACATatctataaaaaaatattatttataattaataaagtaCTTAAGGAATGATATTTGTGTATTAAtcacttaaataaaaaaaaatattttaatcataATCCAGGCCAGTGGGCAACCACTGATTAAGACCCGTGTTACGAGGCTGACGAGATCACCACCGCAACTTTTTTGCCCTGTTAgaaattgttatatatatatatatatatatatatatatatatatatatatatatatatatatatatatatatatatatatatatatatatatatatatatatatatatatatatatatcagatcactttttagttgtagctacactgagagtaaaaggtagatgggatacaaggagaatagaagcatcagggaagagagaggtgaaggtttataaactaaaagaggaggcagttagggtaagatataaacagctattggaggagagatgggctaatgagagcataggcattggggtcgaagaggtatggggtaggtttaaaaatgtagtgttagagtgttcagcagaagtttgtggttacaggaaagtgggtgcgggagggaagaggagcgattggtggaatgatgatgtaaagagagtagtaggggagaaaaagttagcatctgagaagtttttacaaagtagaagtgatgaaaggagggaagagtatatggagaaaaagagagaggttaagagaatggtgaagcaatgtaaaaagagagcaaatgagagagtgggtgagatgttatcaataaattttgttgaaaataagaaaaagttttggagtgagattaacaagttaaggaagcctagagaacaaatggattagtcagttaaaaataggagagaagagttattaaatggagagttagagctctgtattgggaagatggagggaatatgttgaggaattgttaaatgttgatgaagatagggaagctgtgatttcgtgtatagggcatggaggaataatatcttgtaggagtgaggaagagccagttgtgagtgtgggggaagttcgtgaggcagtaggtaaaatgaaagggggtacggcagccgggattgatgggataaagatagaaatgttaaaagcaggtggggatatagttttggagtggttgttgcaattatttaataaatgtatggaagagggtaaggtacctagggactggcagagtccgtgcatagttcctttgtataaaggcaaaggggacaaaagagagtgcaaaacttATAGGGgcataaatctgttgagtatacctggtaaagtgtatggtagagttgttattgaaagaattaagagtaagacggagaataggatagcagatgaacaaggaggcttccggaaaggaagggggtgtgtggaccaggtgtttacagtgaaacatataagtgaacagtatttagataaggctaaagaggtttttgtggcatttatggatttggaaaaggcgtatgacagggtggataggagggcaatgtggcagatgttgcaggtgtatggtgtaggaggtaggttactgaaagcagtgaagagtttttacgaggatagtgaggctcaagttaaagtatgtaggaaagagtgagattatttcccagtaaaagtaggccttagacaaggatgtatgatgtcaccgtggttgtttaatatatttatagatggggttgtaagagaagtaaatgcgagggtcttggcaagaggcgtggagttaaaagataaagaatcacacataaagtgggagttgtcacagttgctctttgctgatgacactgtgctcttgggagattctgaagagaagttgcagaggttggtggatgaatttggtagggtatgcaaaagaagaaaattaaaagtgaatacaggaaatagtaaggttatgaggataacaaaaagattaggtgatgaaagattggatatcagattggaggaagagagtatggaggaggtgaatgtattcagatatttgggagtggacgtgtcagcggatgggtctatgaaagatgaggtgaatcatagaattgatgaggggaatagggtgagcggtgcacttaggagtctgtggagacaaggaactttgtccttggaggcaaagaggggaatgtatgagagtatagttttaccaacactcttatatgggtgtgaagcatgggtgataaatgttgcagcgaggagaaggctggaggcagtggagatgtcatgtctgagggcaatgtgtggtgtgaatataatgcagagaattcgtagtttggaagttaggaggaggtgcgggattaccaaaactgttgtccagagggctgaggaagggttgttgaggtggttcagacatgtagagagaatagaacgaaacagaatgacttcaagagtgtatcagtctgtagtggaaggaaggcaggggaggggtCGGCCGAGGaatggttggagagagggggtaaaggaggttttgtgtgcgagggacttggacttccagcaggcatgtgtgagcgtgtttgataggagtgaatggagacaaatggtttttaatacttgacgtgctgttggagtatgagcaaagtaacatttatgaagggattcagggaaaccggcaagccggacttgagtcctggagatgggaagtacagtgtctgcactctgaaggaggggtgttaatgttgcagtttaaaaactgtagtgtaaagcacccttttggcaagacagtaatggagtaaatgatggtaaaagtttttctttttcgggccaccctgccttggtgggaatcggccggtgtgataataaaaaaaaaaaaaaaaatatatatatacatatatatatatatttatatatatatatatatatatttatatatatataagaacataagaacataagaatgtaggaacactgcagaaggcctactggcccatacgaggcaggtccttatcaaaacgacatctacctaaagctactcaagaaacaactccagcaccccccaacaccaatcaaacccagcccctcccactcatatatttgtccagtctcttcttaaagctacccaaggtcctagcctctatcaccccactgggaagactgttccacgcatctacaactctgttagaaaaccagtacttacctatgtcctttctaaatctaaacttatccaacttaaatccattattcctggttcttacctggttcgacaccctcagtactttattaatgtctcccttgttcatgcccgtcatccacttatacacttcaatgatatctcccctcattctacgcctctccagagagtggagatttaaggctttaagtctatcttcatacgggaggttccttacacagtaaatcattttagtcattcttctctgtatgttctctaatgagtctatgtccatcctgtagtaagggaaccaaaactgagcagcataatctaaatgaggcctcactagtgatgtatagagctgtaaaataacttttggacttctgttacttatacttcttgagataaatccaagtaatctgttggccttgttgctcacactgaggcactgctgtcttggctttagatttctgcttaccatgactcccaagtccttttcacattctgtatgaccaagctctacttcacctagattatagcttcgagggttattttcattaccaagggcaagtaccttacacttatccacattaaacttcatctgccatttctcagaccaagacattaatttgttcaaatcgtcctggagttcattgatatcctcctcagagtgaattatacggcctatctttgtatcatcagcaaacttactcatgtcactagtaatcccttcatcaaggtcattaatgtaaattatgaacaagagagggcctaaaactgatccttgtggaacgccactagtgactaatccccattcagatttcactccattaatggtaactctctgctttctattggtaagccatgcctcaatccatgctagaactttacctcctataccatgagctgccacttttcttaagagtctcttgtgaggtactctgtcgaaggctttactaaaatccaaataaacaatatcatattccttatcactgtcaactgcctcaaatgttctattgaagaacgtcagtaagtttgtcaggcaggaacgacctctcgtgaatccatgctgagattcatttatcaagttatgctcttcaaggtgacttctgataatgtcagctataattgattctaataacttgcccactatagatgtcaggcttattggacggtaatttgaaggagtggacttatcccctgatatatatataaacactgatctctggctgaaggagactcgaacctac
This region includes:
- the LOC128687096 gene encoding uncharacterized protein translates to MNNIFICFLVHLKCLLCVVAVVSANRLPSDAPSTNYGVPPTNGGYSYGDQQGSASSLDTALETDPRAALTASIPGGGTPGQDYPILASVPNTGFSCDAQEFPGYFADIAEEAGCQVFHICQFDGRHDSFLCPNGTVFNQQYFVCDWWFNVDCATSEQFFHLNAQIGKNPEDSTAEASVQSLSTAYGTPAAASDTLLSSAYGPQEAQASAQAPSTLYNTPARL